One segment of Pandoraea pnomenusa DNA contains the following:
- a CDS encoding nucleobase:cation symporter-2 family protein, whose amino-acid sequence MSVTTKAVDPVDERLPIGKLFMLGLQHVLVMYAGAVAVPLIIGGALGLPKDQIAFLISADLMCCGIATLLQSVGVGRFGIRMPVIMAVTFAAVGPMLAIGTNPSLGLPGIFGATIAAGIIGTLLAPVIGKLLRFFPPIVTGIVITSIGLTIIGVGINWAAGGVGNPDYGDPVYLGVSFAVLIFILLITRFVKGFFSNIAVLLGILFGFAIALMLHKVNFDGLDQVKWFDVVLPFHFGMPVFDPWAIVTLTIVMLITFIESTGMFLALGEIVGKPVDEKALVAGLRVDGLGTVIGGVFNTFPHTSFSQNIGLVGVTGVKSRWVCAAAGVILLVFGLIPKMSVVVASIPQFVLGGAGVVMFGMVLATGIKILAKVDYAKNRYNLYIVAISVGMAMIPVASNKFFSKMPEQLAPLLHSGILLATLSAVILNAYFNGFKAPEANGHGETNGNGMGLEAH is encoded by the coding sequence ATGAGTGTGACAACCAAAGCCGTGGATCCGGTCGACGAGCGACTGCCGATCGGAAAATTGTTCATGCTGGGCCTGCAACACGTGCTGGTGATGTACGCGGGTGCGGTAGCCGTGCCGCTCATCATCGGCGGCGCCCTTGGACTGCCCAAGGATCAGATTGCCTTTCTCATTTCCGCGGACCTGATGTGCTGCGGAATCGCCACGCTGCTGCAAAGCGTGGGCGTGGGCCGCTTCGGCATTCGCATGCCCGTCATCATGGCCGTGACCTTCGCGGCCGTGGGCCCCATGCTCGCCATCGGCACCAATCCGTCACTGGGGTTGCCCGGGATCTTCGGCGCAACGATCGCGGCAGGGATCATCGGCACGCTGCTCGCGCCCGTGATCGGCAAACTGCTGCGTTTCTTTCCGCCGATCGTGACGGGCATCGTCATCACGTCCATCGGCCTGACGATCATCGGCGTGGGTATCAACTGGGCCGCCGGCGGCGTGGGCAATCCCGACTACGGCGACCCGGTATATCTCGGCGTGTCGTTCGCGGTGCTCATCTTCATCCTGCTGATTACGCGCTTCGTGAAAGGCTTTTTCTCGAACATCGCGGTGTTGCTCGGCATTCTGTTCGGATTCGCCATCGCGCTGATGCTCCACAAGGTCAACTTCGACGGACTCGACCAGGTGAAGTGGTTCGACGTCGTGCTGCCGTTCCACTTCGGCATGCCCGTGTTCGATCCGTGGGCCATCGTCACGCTCACCATCGTCATGTTGATCACCTTCATCGAGTCGACCGGCATGTTCCTCGCCCTCGGCGAGATCGTCGGCAAGCCCGTCGATGAAAAGGCCCTCGTTGCGGGCCTGCGCGTCGATGGCCTGGGCACCGTCATTGGCGGCGTGTTCAATACGTTCCCCCACACGTCGTTCTCGCAGAACATCGGGCTGGTGGGGGTGACGGGCGTCAAGAGCCGCTGGGTATGCGCGGCGGCCGGGGTTATCCTGCTCGTGTTCGGGCTGATTCCGAAGATGTCCGTCGTTGTCGCGTCGATCCCGCAATTCGTGCTGGGTGGCGCCGGTGTGGTGATGTTCGGCATGGTGCTCGCCACCGGCATCAAGATCCTTGCCAAGGTCGATTACGCGAAAAATCGCTACAACCTGTACATTGTGGCCATCAGCGTCGGCATGGCGATGATTCCGGTCGCATCGAACAAGTTCTTCTCGAAGATGCCCGAACAGCTCGCGCCGCTGCTGCATAGCGGGATTCTGCTCGCCACGCTCTCGGCCGTGATCTTGAACGCCTACTTCAACGGCTTCAAGGCCCCGGAGGCCAACGGCCACGGCGAGACGAACGGCAATGGCATGGGGCTGGAGGCGCATTGA
- the uraH gene encoding hydroxyisourate hydrolase, which translates to MGRLTTHVLDTSHGKPGSGIRVELWRVDGERRALRDVHTNSDGRCDKPLLEGDDFVAGEYELVFHAGDYFAAQGVEVPSPRFVDRVVLRFGIAEPSQHYHVPLLVSPWSFSTYRGS; encoded by the coding sequence ATGGGACGACTGACTACCCACGTACTTGATACATCGCACGGCAAGCCCGGCTCGGGCATCCGAGTGGAGCTGTGGCGCGTGGACGGCGAGCGCCGCGCGCTGCGCGACGTGCACACGAACAGCGACGGCCGCTGCGACAAGCCGCTGCTCGAAGGCGACGACTTCGTCGCGGGCGAATATGAGCTGGTGTTCCACGCGGGCGACTATTTCGCCGCGCAAGGCGTGGAAGTGCCGTCGCCGCGATTCGTGGATCGCGTTGTCCTGCGATTCGGCATTGCCGAGCCGTCCCAGCATTACCACGTGCCGCTTCTGGTGTCGCCGTGGAGCTTTTCCACGTATCGCGGCAGCTGA
- a CDS encoding urate hydroxylase PuuD produces MEAFITDWVNLLLRWLHVVAAIAWIGESFYFVMLDNGLKPPKAAEDKQKGVFGEMWSVHGGGFYHAQKYLNSPPQMPEDLHWSKWKSYTTWLSGFALFCVLYLLQPQTYLIDKNVMDLQPGQAVGIALAFLIGGWFVYDFLCRMLGKNERVLGIAVALFVVAATYATTHIFAGRAAYLIVGAMMATSMSANVFFWIIPGQRKSVAALAKGEVPNPIWGKLGKQRSVHNTYFTLPVVFIMISNHYAFTYSNPYNWVILTIIMAAGAMIRQFFVLRHAGKNLYALPVAGAALLAGVAVFAAPRPTPAPAAGAHGEAAAPAVKLSEIQPILTQRCATCHSAKPTMMGSAPAGVMLDTPTEISQNAQRIYQQAVALKSMPLGNVTQMTDDERQKIAAWFNGGAQQ; encoded by the coding sequence ATGGAAGCGTTTATTACCGACTGGGTCAACCTGTTGCTTCGGTGGTTGCACGTAGTGGCAGCCATCGCCTGGATTGGCGAGTCGTTCTATTTCGTGATGCTGGACAACGGGCTGAAGCCGCCCAAGGCCGCCGAGGACAAGCAGAAAGGTGTGTTCGGCGAGATGTGGTCGGTGCACGGCGGCGGCTTTTACCATGCCCAGAAGTATCTGAACTCACCACCACAGATGCCCGAGGACCTGCACTGGTCGAAGTGGAAGTCGTACACCACGTGGCTGTCGGGCTTCGCGCTGTTCTGCGTGCTGTACCTGCTCCAGCCGCAGACGTACCTGATCGACAAGAACGTCATGGACCTGCAACCGGGTCAGGCGGTGGGGATTGCGCTGGCATTCCTGATCGGCGGCTGGTTCGTCTACGATTTCCTGTGCCGCATGCTCGGCAAGAACGAACGTGTGCTGGGCATTGCCGTGGCGCTGTTCGTGGTGGCCGCCACGTACGCGACGACGCATATATTTGCCGGTCGCGCCGCGTATCTGATCGTTGGCGCGATGATGGCGACGTCGATGTCGGCGAACGTGTTCTTCTGGATCATCCCGGGGCAGCGCAAGAGCGTGGCCGCGCTGGCCAAGGGCGAAGTGCCTAACCCGATCTGGGGCAAGCTGGGCAAGCAGCGGTCGGTGCACAACACCTATTTCACGCTGCCGGTCGTGTTCATCATGATCAGCAACCACTACGCGTTCACGTACAGCAACCCGTACAACTGGGTGATCCTGACGATCATCATGGCCGCGGGCGCAATGATTCGTCAGTTCTTCGTGCTGCGTCACGCGGGCAAGAACCTTTACGCACTTCCCGTGGCGGGCGCCGCATTGCTCGCCGGCGTTGCCGTGTTCGCCGCACCGCGCCCCACGCCGGCGCCGGCTGCCGGGGCACATGGCGAAGCCGCCGCACCGGCGGTGAAGCTCTCGGAGATCCAGCCGATTCTCACGCAGCGTTGTGCCACGTGCCACTCGGCCAAGCCGACGATGATGGGCAGCGCCCCGGCTGGCGTGATGCTCGATACGCCGACCGAGATCTCGCAGAACGCACAGCGCATCTATCAGCAAGCCGTGGCGCTCAAGTCGATGCCGCTGGGCAACGTGACCCAGATGACCGACGACGAACGCCAGAAGATCGCCGCCTGGTTCAACGGCGGTGCACAACAATAA
- a CDS encoding MATE family efflux transporter — translation MSLSNTTHHCNPTQGARTSLLKEFTSLAVPTILSGWVYTVYTLIDGIFIGRYVGEQALAALNLVVPLLYVPYALSVMVGVGGATLIARLLGEARPAEARRAFSQVLWVMFAAGVAMSAGVLAFKHDIAAALGASGAITPHVVAYLSGWGWFVLFANGLYAMELFLRVEGAPAARFGLYAMVLGALANVALDYWFIAVREMGMYGASLATGLSMMVSSSVMFAYHLVLAKRVVPARRAFGGNGQNHVWRAMYNGASEFLGAIAPALTVFVFNRVILVHFGEPGLAAYAILEYMTLGATVTMVALVQSMQPMISFYRGARNAQALRASFRLGAFAVIGFSFIVALAMATLARPLTFLFLPAGGAAWSILEHAVVWYALAFLPAAGNLVVAGYLTALEAPGPSAVIAMLRSWILLLGILWVLDALLGGDGIWYTLLATEAVTLALSVWLYRKQHRHHGATPA, via the coding sequence ATGTCTCTTTCCAATACAACCCATCACTGCAACCCAACGCAGGGCGCGAGGACGTCCCTGCTCAAGGAATTTACCTCGCTCGCCGTGCCGACCATCCTTTCGGGCTGGGTCTACACGGTCTATACGCTGATTGACGGCATCTTCATCGGCCGATACGTCGGTGAACAGGCGCTCGCCGCGCTGAATCTGGTGGTGCCGCTGCTTTACGTGCCTTATGCGCTCAGCGTGATGGTCGGCGTCGGCGGCGCGACGCTCATCGCGCGCCTGCTCGGCGAGGCGCGTCCCGCCGAAGCCCGTCGCGCATTTTCGCAGGTCCTTTGGGTGATGTTTGCCGCGGGCGTCGCGATGAGCGCGGGTGTGCTCGCGTTCAAACACGACATCGCCGCTGCGTTGGGTGCGAGCGGCGCCATCACACCGCACGTCGTCGCCTATCTGTCTGGCTGGGGCTGGTTTGTGCTGTTCGCGAACGGACTCTATGCAATGGAGTTGTTCCTTCGCGTCGAAGGCGCCCCCGCGGCGCGTTTCGGCCTGTACGCGATGGTGCTCGGTGCGCTGGCCAACGTCGCACTCGATTATTGGTTCATCGCGGTTCGCGAGATGGGCATGTATGGTGCGTCGCTCGCGACCGGGTTGTCGATGATGGTGTCGAGCAGTGTCATGTTCGCCTACCATCTCGTGCTCGCAAAACGTGTCGTGCCCGCGCGTCGGGCATTTGGCGGCAACGGACAAAACCACGTATGGCGCGCCATGTACAACGGCGCGTCGGAGTTTCTCGGCGCCATCGCCCCGGCGTTGACGGTGTTCGTCTTCAACCGGGTGATTCTCGTGCACTTCGGCGAGCCCGGGCTGGCCGCCTACGCCATCCTGGAATACATGACGCTCGGCGCGACGGTCACGATGGTCGCGCTCGTGCAGAGCATGCAGCCGATGATCAGTTTCTACCGCGGCGCGCGCAACGCGCAGGCGTTGCGCGCCTCGTTCCGGTTAGGGGCGTTCGCCGTCATCGGATTTTCGTTCATCGTCGCGCTCGCGATGGCAACCTTGGCACGTCCGCTGACGTTCCTCTTCCTGCCGGCAGGCGGCGCGGCATGGTCGATCCTGGAGCATGCGGTCGTCTGGTATGCGCTGGCGTTTTTGCCAGCGGCGGGCAACCTGGTCGTCGCGGGCTATCTGACAGCGCTCGAAGCGCCGGGACCGTCGGCGGTCATCGCCATGCTGCGAAGCTGGATTCTGCTGCTGGGCATCCTTTGGGTGCTTGACGCCCTGCTCGGGGGCGACGGCATCTGGTACACGTTGCTGGCCACGGAGGCGGTAACGCTGGCGCTGAGCGTGTGGCTGTATCGCAAGCAGCATCGCCACCACGGCGCGACGCCGGCATAG
- a CDS encoding proteasome-type protease translates to MTYCVAMKLDAGLVFLSDTRTNAGVDHVSTFRKMLVFERPGERVIVLLSAGNLALTQAVRQQLVEARDTETLWTAKTMGDVARVVGQAIRDVYARDAKSLEAFGVDFNCSFLLGGQIAGAKSRLFQLYSAGNFIEASSVNPYFQIGESKYGKPIIDRLVTPATSLDDGAKCALISMDSTLRSNISVGLPLDLLVYEEDSLRVTRFASLDDDNVYYKMIHDTWGSRLRQVFDELPEPQWAASDTANVPASLPPRAAPPDGMPGAEDAGSVQSLAQTVSLRMPS, encoded by the coding sequence ATGACGTATTGCGTGGCCATGAAGCTCGATGCCGGGCTGGTCTTTCTCTCCGATACCCGTACCAACGCGGGCGTCGATCACGTGAGCACCTTCCGCAAGATGCTCGTTTTCGAGCGTCCCGGCGAGCGCGTGATCGTGCTGCTCTCGGCGGGCAATCTTGCGCTCACGCAGGCGGTGCGCCAGCAACTCGTCGAAGCGCGCGATACCGAAACGTTATGGACCGCCAAGACCATGGGCGATGTGGCCCGTGTGGTCGGGCAGGCCATTCGCGACGTTTATGCCCGCGACGCCAAATCGCTCGAGGCGTTCGGCGTCGACTTCAATTGCAGCTTCCTGCTCGGCGGACAGATTGCCGGCGCGAAGAGCCGACTGTTCCAGCTGTACTCGGCAGGCAACTTCATCGAGGCGTCGTCCGTCAATCCGTACTTCCAGATCGGCGAATCCAAATACGGCAAGCCGATCATCGACCGGCTCGTCACGCCCGCCACGTCGCTTGACGATGGCGCCAAGTGCGCGCTCATCTCGATGGACTCGACGTTGCGCTCCAACATCTCCGTGGGACTGCCGCTCGACTTGCTCGTCTACGAGGAGGACAGCCTGCGCGTGACGCGTTTCGCGTCGCTCGATGACGATAACGTCTACTACAAGATGATTCACGACACGTGGGGTTCGCGATTGCGTCAGGTGTTCGACGAGTTGCCCGAGCCGCAATGGGCGGCGAGCGACACCGCCAATGTGCCCGCGTCGCTGCCGCCACGCGCGGCCCCCCCAGACGGCATGCCCGGTGCGGAGGACGCCGGGAGCGTCCAGTCGCTCGCGCAGACGGTGTCGCTTCGCATGCCATCCTGA
- a CDS encoding transglutaminase family protein produces the protein MRLIIRHETTYRYDTPVRYTIQQLRLTPGASQAQRVLQWRLSAPGKLTPSRDAFGNDMHTLVLHQAHDEIHLLAEGEVDTTPLADGRLDETSHAVPVLCFASATPLTGRSDAIDALAADAGVGTPAGLLALAASICERVDYASGITAVTSTAAQALALGRGVCQDHAHLMLAVCRARGVPARYVSGYIDPGDVPHAASHAWVDVWVDGAGWVSIDVTHACFASGNYCRLAVGRDYESAAPVRGMRSGGASEALHVSVSVDTVPPDQQQ, from the coding sequence ATGCGCCTGATCATCCGTCACGAAACCACCTACCGGTACGACACACCGGTGCGCTACACCATCCAGCAGCTTCGGCTCACGCCGGGCGCCTCGCAGGCGCAGCGCGTGCTGCAATGGCGCTTGAGCGCACCGGGAAAACTCACGCCGTCGCGCGACGCATTCGGCAACGACATGCACACGCTGGTGCTGCATCAGGCGCACGACGAGATCCATCTGCTCGCCGAGGGCGAAGTCGACACCACGCCGCTCGCCGACGGCAGGCTCGACGAAACGAGCCACGCCGTGCCGGTGTTATGCTTCGCCAGCGCCACACCGCTGACCGGGCGCAGTGACGCGATCGACGCGCTTGCCGCCGATGCCGGGGTGGGCACGCCCGCGGGGTTGCTCGCGCTCGCGGCGTCCATTTGCGAGCGGGTCGACTATGCGTCCGGCATCACCGCCGTGACCAGCACCGCCGCGCAGGCGCTGGCGCTGGGGCGGGGCGTGTGTCAGGATCACGCCCATCTCATGCTTGCCGTGTGCCGGGCGCGTGGCGTGCCGGCGCGCTACGTGAGCGGCTATATCGATCCGGGCGACGTGCCGCACGCCGCCAGTCACGCCTGGGTCGACGTGTGGGTGGACGGGGCGGGTTGGGTGAGCATCGACGTGACCCATGCGTGCTTCGCCAGCGGCAACTATTGCCGTCTGGCGGTGGGACGCGACTACGAATCCGCCGCCCCCGTGAGAGGCATGCGCAGCGGCGGCGCGAGCGAGGCGCTGCACGTGTCGGTCAGCGTCGACACCGTGCCGCCCGATCAACAACAATAG
- a CDS encoding alpha-E domain-containing protein, giving the protein MLSRTADHLFWMARYMERAENTARLLDVNLQNLLLPQDLGDEDDDVDIAHALSAGIDNEAGWRATLRISELEPAFNRKHARATRANVLDFVVRDRDNPSSIACCLAAARENARAVRGTLTTELWETVNSTWLEFPRMLDLLERDPAHLFEWVKVRSHLSRGVSFGTLFQDDAFYFTRLGLFLERADNTARILDVRFHEAVRADKAGPDASHPTDFYYWSAVLRSVSGFEIYRKVYRDVITPERVVELLMLNAHMPRSLLASLNGVCENLATLANAQSGDVERYAGKLHAELKYTDIRQIQQQGLHPVLTEFLERVSVLGNKISQTFLIPLAA; this is encoded by the coding sequence ATGCTAAGCCGTACCGCCGACCACCTGTTCTGGATGGCTCGCTACATGGAGCGGGCCGAGAATACCGCGCGCCTGCTCGACGTCAACCTGCAAAACCTGCTGCTGCCGCAAGACCTCGGCGACGAAGACGACGATGTCGACATCGCGCACGCGCTCTCGGCGGGCATCGACAACGAGGCGGGATGGCGCGCCACGTTGCGCATCTCCGAGCTGGAGCCTGCATTCAATCGCAAGCACGCACGCGCGACCCGGGCCAATGTTCTGGACTTCGTGGTGCGCGATCGCGACAACCCGTCGAGCATTGCGTGCTGCCTGGCCGCCGCCCGCGAGAACGCGCGCGCCGTGCGGGGCACGCTGACGACTGAGCTCTGGGAAACCGTCAACAGTACCTGGCTCGAGTTCCCACGCATGCTCGATCTGCTGGAGCGCGATCCGGCCCACCTGTTCGAATGGGTCAAGGTTCGCTCGCATCTCTCGCGCGGCGTGAGCTTCGGCACGCTGTTCCAGGACGATGCCTTCTACTTCACGCGCCTGGGCCTGTTCCTCGAGCGCGCGGACAACACCGCCCGGATCCTCGACGTGCGCTTTCACGAGGCTGTGCGGGCCGACAAGGCGGGCCCCGACGCGTCGCATCCGACGGACTTCTACTACTGGTCTGCCGTGTTGCGCAGCGTGTCCGGATTCGAGATCTACCGGAAGGTGTATCGCGACGTGATCACGCCCGAGCGCGTCGTCGAGTTGCTCATGCTCAATGCCCATATGCCGCGCTCGTTGCTCGCGTCGCTCAACGGCGTGTGCGAAAACCTCGCAACGCTCGCCAACGCGCAGTCCGGCGATGTCGAGCGCTATGCCGGCAAACTCCACGCGGAGCTCAAGTACACCGACATCCGGCAAATCCAGCAGCAAGGCCTGCATCCCGTCCTGACCGAGTTTCTCGAGCGAGTCTCCGTGCTCGGCAACAAGATCAGCCAGACATTCCTGATCCCGCTGGCGGCCTGA
- a CDS encoding circularly permuted type 2 ATP-grasp protein — protein sequence MVESYNEMASITGTTRSHYRRFDDWLKCQSDDVLHHKRAEADLAFRRVGITFAVYGNEAGTERLIPFDLIPRIIPAHEWQTLQSGLRQRVEALNKFIHDVYHDQDILRAGVIPAEQVLKNAQYRPEMQGVDVPGDIYSHIAGVDVVRAGTGDDGEFYVLEDNLRVPSGVSYMLENRKMMMRLFPELFARNRIAPVEHYPDLLLDSLRAVAPAGVDDPTVVVMTPGIYNSAYFEHAFLAQQMGIELVEGQDLFVEDNLVYMRTTNGPRRVDVIYRRIDDDFLDPLAFRADSTLGVPGLLSVYRAGRVTLANAIGTGVADDKSIYPFVPDMIEFYLGEKPILNNVPTYQCRRAGDLAYTLDHLGDLVVKEVHGAGGYGMLVGPAATKAEIEAFRERLVARPDGYIAQPTLALSACPTFVEAGIAPRHIDLRPFVLSSGKGVTMVPGGLTRVALTEGSLVVNSSQGGGTKDTWVLEK from the coding sequence ATGGTCGAGAGCTACAACGAGATGGCGAGCATCACGGGGACGACGCGCTCGCACTACCGGCGGTTCGACGACTGGCTCAAATGTCAGTCCGACGATGTCCTGCACCACAAGCGCGCCGAGGCCGATCTGGCATTTCGTCGCGTCGGAATCACCTTTGCCGTATATGGGAACGAAGCCGGAACGGAGCGCCTCATTCCGTTTGACCTGATTCCCCGGATCATTCCGGCGCACGAGTGGCAAACCTTGCAGAGCGGTTTGCGCCAGCGGGTCGAGGCGCTGAACAAGTTCATCCACGACGTGTATCACGATCAGGACATCTTGCGCGCCGGCGTCATTCCGGCGGAGCAGGTGTTGAAGAACGCGCAGTATCGTCCGGAGATGCAGGGGGTGGATGTCCCGGGCGACATCTACTCGCACATCGCGGGGGTGGACGTGGTGCGGGCCGGCACGGGCGACGACGGCGAGTTCTACGTGCTCGAAGACAACCTGCGTGTTCCGTCCGGTGTGTCCTACATGCTGGAGAATCGCAAGATGATGATGCGATTGTTCCCCGAGCTGTTCGCGAGGAATCGCATCGCACCGGTCGAGCACTACCCCGACCTGCTGCTCGACAGCCTGCGCGCGGTCGCCCCCGCGGGCGTTGACGATCCCACGGTCGTCGTCATGACGCCGGGCATCTACAACTCGGCATATTTCGAGCATGCATTCCTTGCGCAGCAGATGGGTATCGAGCTCGTCGAGGGGCAGGACCTTTTCGTCGAAGACAATCTCGTCTACATGCGCACGACCAACGGCCCCAGGCGTGTGGACGTCATCTACCGCCGCATCGACGACGACTTCCTCGACCCACTCGCGTTTCGCGCCGACTCCACGCTCGGCGTGCCGGGACTGCTGAGCGTCTACCGGGCGGGGCGCGTCACATTGGCCAATGCCATCGGCACCGGCGTTGCCGACGACAAATCCATTTACCCGTTCGTGCCGGACATGATCGAGTTCTATCTCGGCGAGAAGCCGATCCTGAACAATGTACCGACGTACCAGTGCCGGCGTGCGGGCGATCTTGCCTATACGCTGGACCATCTGGGGGATCTGGTCGTCAAGGAAGTCCACGGCGCCGGCGGTTACGGCATGCTGGTCGGTCCCGCGGCGACGAAAGCCGAAATCGAGGCGTTTCGCGAGCGGCTCGTCGCCAGGCCCGACGGCTACATCGCCCAGCCCACCCTGGCGCTGTCGGCATGTCCGACTTTCGTCGAGGCGGGTATCGCGCCCAGGCACATCGACCTGCGCCCGTTCGTGCTGTCGTCGGGCAAGGGGGTGACCATGGTGCCGGGTGGGCTCACGCGCGTTGCCCTGACCGAAGGATCGCTCGTCGTCAATTCCTCGCAGGGCGGGGGCACGAAAGACACCTGGGTTCTGGAGAAATGA
- a CDS encoding ureidoglycolate lyase: MRGKGGRDMAGAALKIERLTREAFAEFGDVIELEGAKHFAINGGTTERYHDLAAVDLGPEGGRPLVNVFRGQPRQLPYEVRMLERHPLGSQAFIPLKTTPYLVVVAPAGELDVSRMRAFVSDGWQGVNYARGVWHHPLLALEEVSDFVVVDRGGEGHNCDEQDLPGAYLLTQAALDAVQKARKAA, from the coding sequence ATGCGTGGAAAAGGGGGGCGTGACATGGCGGGTGCGGCGTTGAAGATCGAGCGGTTGACGCGAGAGGCGTTTGCGGAGTTTGGCGACGTGATCGAGCTGGAGGGGGCGAAGCATTTCGCGATCAATGGGGGGACGACCGAGCGTTATCACGATCTGGCGGCGGTGGATTTGGGGCCGGAGGGTGGGCGACCGTTGGTGAACGTCTTCCGGGGTCAGCCGAGGCAGTTGCCGTACGAGGTGAGGATGTTGGAGCGTCACCCGCTGGGTAGCCAGGCGTTCATCCCGTTGAAGACGACGCCGTATCTGGTGGTGGTGGCACCGGCGGGCGAGTTGGACGTGAGTCGCATGCGGGCGTTCGTCTCGGATGGATGGCAGGGCGTGAATTATGCGAGGGGGGTATGGCATCACCCGTTGTTGGCGTTGGAAGAAGTGAGTGACTTCGTGGTGGTGGATCGGGGTGGCGAGGGGCACAACTGTGACGAGCAGGATTTGCCGGGCGCGTATCTGCTGACGCAGGCGGCGTTGGATGCGGTGCAGAAGGCGCGAAAGGCTGCTTAA
- the alc gene encoding allantoicase, whose amino-acid sequence MALAPQDPNAPEFVRRYVNLADPRLGAQALEASDEFFAAKERMLNPEPAVFIPGKYDDNGKWMDGWETRRKRVNGYDWCIVELARPGVLFGVDLDTSHFTGNFPPAASLEGCYSPEGAPGESAQWFELLPSTTLQGNAHHYHAIAEQRPATHVRVNLYPDGGLARLRLYGLPQSDWAGRSRDELIDLIAMENGGYVVAANNQHFGLASNLLMPGRGVNMGDGWETRRRREPGNDWAIIALAQPGEIAKIEVDTAHFKGNFPDRCSIQAAYVTGGTEQSLITQSMFWPVLLPEQKLAMDKQFHFEAPVQKLGAITHIRFNIIPDGGVSRLRLWGRLSDRKA is encoded by the coding sequence ATGGCCCTCGCCCCGCAAGATCCGAACGCACCGGAATTCGTGCGCCGATACGTGAATCTGGCCGATCCTCGCCTTGGCGCGCAGGCATTGGAGGCCAGCGACGAGTTCTTCGCGGCCAAGGAGCGCATGCTCAATCCCGAGCCGGCCGTGTTCATCCCGGGCAAGTACGACGACAACGGCAAGTGGATGGACGGTTGGGAGACGCGTCGCAAGCGCGTGAACGGATACGACTGGTGCATCGTCGAGCTGGCGCGCCCGGGCGTGTTGTTCGGCGTCGATCTCGACACCAGCCACTTCACCGGCAACTTCCCGCCGGCGGCCTCGCTCGAGGGGTGCTACAGCCCCGAGGGCGCGCCGGGAGAATCGGCGCAGTGGTTCGAGTTGTTGCCGTCGACCACGTTGCAGGGCAACGCGCACCACTACCATGCCATTGCCGAGCAGCGTCCGGCCACCCATGTGCGCGTGAACCTGTATCCGGATGGTGGTCTGGCGCGTCTGCGCCTGTACGGCCTGCCGCAGAGCGACTGGGCGGGACGCTCGCGTGACGAGCTCATCGACCTCATCGCGATGGAGAACGGGGGATACGTGGTGGCCGCGAACAACCAGCACTTCGGGTTGGCGTCGAACCTGTTGATGCCGGGTCGCGGGGTGAACATGGGCGATGGATGGGAGACGCGTCGGCGTCGCGAGCCGGGCAACGACTGGGCGATCATTGCGTTGGCGCAGCCGGGCGAGATCGCGAAGATCGAAGTGGACACCGCGCACTTCAAGGGCAACTTCCCCGACCGGTGCTCGATACAGGCGGCGTATGTGACTGGAGGCACCGAGCAGTCATTGATCACGCAGTCCATGTTCTGGCCGGTGTTGTTGCCCGAGCAGAAATTGGCGATGGACAAGCAGTTCCACTTCGAGGCGCCGGTGCAGAAGCTCGGTGCGATCACGCACATCCGGTTCAACATCATTCCGGACGGGGGCGTATCGCGCCTGCGTTTGTGGGGGCGATTGAGCGACAGGAAGGCGTAG
- the uraD gene encoding 2-oxo-4-hydroxy-4-carboxy-5-ureidoimidazoline decarboxylase has product MNAPLPMTQRTVAELSALPRVEFVAALDGIFEHSPWVAESAWEDRPFATVNALHDALCQAVVDAGEGPQLDLIRAHPELAGKAAVRGELTAESTREQAGAGLDQCSAQEFARLTQLNDAYKAKFGFPYILAVRGHTRASIIENFSNRLENSRADEIEECLRQIFRIAGFRLQDLVRD; this is encoded by the coding sequence ATGAATGCCCCGTTGCCCATGACCCAGCGTACCGTTGCCGAGCTCTCGGCGTTGCCGCGTGTCGAGTTCGTTGCCGCGCTCGACGGCATCTTCGAGCATTCCCCCTGGGTGGCCGAGTCCGCCTGGGAAGATCGTCCGTTCGCGACCGTCAACGCGCTGCACGACGCCCTTTGTCAGGCGGTCGTCGACGCGGGCGAAGGCCCGCAACTCGACCTCATTCGCGCGCACCCGGAACTGGCGGGCAAGGCGGCGGTGCGCGGCGAGCTCACGGCCGAGTCCACGCGCGAGCAGGCCGGTGCCGGTCTGGACCAATGCAGCGCGCAAGAGTTTGCACGTCTGACTCAGCTCAACGACGCGTACAAAGCCAAGTTCGGTTTCCCATACATTCTGGCGGTGCGCGGTCATACGCGAGCCAGCATCATCGAGAATTTCTCTAACCGGCTCGAGAACAGTCGCGCCGACGAAATCGAAGAGTGCCTGCGTCAGATCTTCCGAATCGCGGGGTTCCGGTTGCAGGACCTCGTGCGCGACTGA